Proteins encoded in a region of the Bacillus methanolicus genome:
- the infB gene encoding translation initiation factor IF-2 has product MSKTRVYEYAKKHNISSKDVISKLKDMNIDVKNHMATLEEETIKKLDGVYIKKEEKKPQKQGNQQQSQTSLKQKPVMNAKAVPFEEDVEKNPSRVKVKPVPKIKEGKKHDQEIQSKEKKVLNKNKNKSSNNKQKNNYNKGKNHQSHQVQPQKKKEKELPSKITFTGSLTVAELAKKLHREPSEIIKKLFMLGVMATINQDLDKDAIELIAGDYGVEVEEEIQVDTTDLEVYFTKDDEKDLVERPPVVTIMGHVDHGKTTLLDSIRQSKVTAQEAGGITQHIGAYQVVKNGKKITFLDTPGHAAFTTMRARGASITDITILVVAADDGVMPQTVEAINHAKAAEVPIIVAVNKMDKPDANPDRVMQELTEHGLVPEAWGGDTIFVQISALKGEGIDELLEMILLVSEVEEYKANPNRNAVGTVIEAQLDKGRGSVATLLVQNGTLRVGDPIVVGNTFGRVRAMVNDMGRRVKEAGPSTPVEITGLNDVPQAGDRFVVFDDEKTARQIGEARAQQAIQAQRGEKSRVSLESLFEQMKQGEMKDLNVIIKADVQGSAEALAASLQKIDVEGVNIRIIHSGVGAITESDITLAAASNAIVIGFNVRPDVNAKRAAEEEKVDIRLHRIIYKAIEEIEAAMKGLLEPEFEEKTIGQAEVRQTFKVSKVGTIAGCYVTDGKITRDSGVRLIRDGIVIFEGTIDALKRFKDDAKEVNQGYECGITIKNFNDIKEGDIIEAFIMEEVER; this is encoded by the coding sequence ATGAGTAAAACGCGAGTTTACGAATATGCGAAAAAACATAATATTTCAAGCAAAGATGTGATATCAAAACTAAAAGATATGAATATTGATGTAAAAAATCACATGGCAACTTTAGAAGAAGAAACGATCAAAAAATTAGACGGAGTTTATATAAAAAAAGAAGAGAAAAAACCACAAAAACAAGGCAATCAACAACAGTCTCAAACAAGTTTAAAGCAAAAACCCGTTATGAATGCGAAGGCAGTGCCCTTTGAAGAAGACGTTGAAAAAAATCCGAGCCGCGTAAAAGTGAAACCTGTTCCTAAAATAAAAGAGGGCAAAAAGCACGATCAAGAAATTCAGTCAAAAGAAAAAAAGGTGTTAAACAAAAATAAGAATAAGAGCAGCAACAATAAACAAAAAAATAATTATAACAAAGGCAAAAATCATCAATCACATCAAGTTCAGCCTCAAAAGAAAAAAGAAAAAGAGCTGCCATCAAAAATCACATTTACGGGATCACTAACAGTTGCAGAGCTTGCAAAAAAGCTTCATAGGGAGCCTTCTGAAATCATTAAGAAACTATTTATGCTCGGTGTCATGGCAACAATCAATCAAGATCTTGATAAAGATGCAATTGAATTGATTGCCGGTGATTATGGAGTGGAAGTGGAAGAAGAGATCCAAGTCGATACGACTGACCTCGAAGTCTACTTTACGAAAGATGATGAAAAAGACCTCGTAGAAAGGCCTCCGGTTGTTACGATCATGGGACACGTTGACCACGGCAAAACGACTCTGTTGGATTCAATTCGGCAATCGAAGGTAACTGCTCAAGAGGCCGGCGGTATTACACAGCATATCGGTGCTTATCAAGTTGTAAAAAACGGTAAGAAAATCACGTTTCTTGATACACCGGGACATGCTGCCTTTACAACGATGCGTGCACGCGGAGCAAGCATTACCGATATCACAATTCTTGTCGTTGCTGCAGACGATGGTGTCATGCCTCAAACAGTTGAGGCCATAAACCATGCGAAAGCTGCTGAAGTTCCAATTATTGTAGCGGTTAATAAAATGGATAAACCTGATGCTAATCCGGACCGGGTCATGCAGGAATTGACAGAACACGGATTAGTTCCAGAAGCCTGGGGCGGAGACACGATTTTTGTCCAAATTTCCGCTCTGAAAGGTGAAGGAATTGATGAACTGCTGGAAATGATATTGCTTGTAAGTGAAGTTGAAGAGTATAAAGCGAATCCAAACCGCAATGCCGTTGGTACCGTTATTGAGGCACAGCTTGATAAAGGCCGGGGATCGGTTGCTACCCTTCTAGTTCAAAACGGCACGTTGAGGGTGGGAGACCCGATCGTTGTCGGAAATACCTTTGGACGTGTGCGTGCTATGGTAAACGATATGGGCCGCCGTGTAAAAGAGGCAGGTCCGTCTACACCGGTTGAAATTACTGGTTTGAACGATGTTCCGCAAGCCGGCGATCGTTTTGTTGTGTTTGATGATGAGAAAACAGCTCGTCAAATCGGCGAAGCGCGTGCTCAACAAGCGATTCAGGCACAACGAGGCGAAAAATCAAGGGTAAGCCTTGAATCATTGTTTGAACAAATGAAACAAGGGGAAATGAAAGATCTAAACGTCATTATTAAAGCAGACGTGCAAGGATCTGCAGAAGCTCTTGCGGCATCATTGCAAAAAATTGATGTCGAAGGAGTAAACATCAGAATCATTCACTCAGGCGTAGGTGCGATTACCGAATCAGATATAACGCTCGCTGCCGCATCAAATGCAATTGTAATCGGTTTTAATGTTCGGCCTGACGTAAACGCCAAACGTGCAGCTGAAGAGGAAAAAGTAGACATCCGCCTGCACCGAATCATTTACAAAGCGATTGAAGAAATTGAAGCCGCAATGAAAGGGTTGCTTGAACCCGAGTTCGAAGAAAAAACGATCGGCCAGGCAGAAGTGCGCCAAACGTTCAAAGTATCGAAAGTTGGAACAATTGCCGGTTGTTATGTTACAGATGGAAAAATTACACGCGACAGCGGTGTTCGCTTAATTCGTGACGGAATTGTCATCTTTGAAGGTACAATTGATGCCTTGAAACGTTTTAAAGATGATGCGAAAGAGGTAAACCAAGGTTATGAGTGCGGTATTACCATTAAGAACTTCAATGATATTAAAGAAGGCGACATCATTGAAGCATTCATAATGGAAGAAGTGGAACGGTAA
- a CDS encoding DUF503 domain-containing protein, with translation MVIGLAACECIIYDASSLKEKRAVLKRILMRLKQKFNISVAEVDHQDVWQRTKIAVVAVSSAKISAEQELQNALKLIDSFPEIERTITEIEWL, from the coding sequence ATGGTTATCGGCCTAGCCGCATGTGAATGCATTATTTATGATGCTTCTTCACTGAAAGAGAAAAGGGCAGTGCTCAAGCGCATACTCATGCGCCTAAAGCAAAAATTTAATATTTCCGTTGCGGAAGTCGATCATCAGGATGTTTGGCAGCGTACAAAAATTGCAGTCGTTGCCGTCTCATCCGCGAAGATTTCAGCGGAACAGGAACTTCAAAATGCCCTGAAATTAATCGACTCTTTTCCGGAAATTGAACGGACAATCACCGAAATAGAATGGCTGTAA
- the rbfA gene encoding 30S ribosome-binding factor RbfA produces the protein MNLRANRVGEQMKKELGDIIGRKIKDPRIGFVTVTDVQVTGDLQQAKVFISVLGDEEQRENTLKGLAKAKGFIRSEIGQRIRLRKTPEIIFEFDESIDYGNRIESLLHQIHNEEKSKENRNNE, from the coding sequence ATGAACCTTAGAGCAAACCGTGTTGGAGAACAAATGAAAAAAGAACTTGGAGACATCATCGGCAGAAAAATTAAAGACCCGCGGATCGGGTTTGTTACGGTAACTGATGTCCAAGTAACCGGTGATCTCCAGCAGGCAAAGGTTTTTATTTCGGTTTTAGGTGACGAAGAGCAAAGAGAAAATACTCTAAAAGGCTTGGCAAAGGCTAAGGGATTTATCCGCTCAGAAATCGGACAGCGCATTCGTTTGCGCAAAACACCTGAAATCATTTTTGAATTTGATGAATCCATTGATTACGGAAATCGAATCGAATCATTGCTTCATCAAATTCATAATGAGGAAAAATCGAAAGAAAACCGGAATAATGAGTAA
- the truB gene encoding tRNA pseudouridine(55) synthase TruB, which translates to MDGILPLFKPKGMTSHDCVFKLRKMLKIKKIGHTGTLDPDVDGVLPICIGKATKVAEYITEAGKTYEGQVTIGYSTTTEDASGDIVEQISGTKKFTREEIVQVLHSFKGEIVQTPPMYSAVKVNGKRLYEYARQGIEVERPTRKVTIYSIDLLDDRNIFEGETVNFRFRVSCSKGTYIRTLAVMIGEKLGYPAHMSDLTRIQSAGFTLADSWTFEQIQAMIDDETISEALFPIEAALSHLPKYQLDDKVAEKVKNGAVLSTPKHLENLEGPVVFETKTGIALAIYKLHPLKKGFMKPEKVLRNI; encoded by the coding sequence ATGGATGGTATTTTGCCGCTCTTCAAGCCAAAAGGAATGACTTCCCATGATTGTGTTTTTAAGCTTCGGAAAATGCTAAAAATCAAAAAAATCGGACATACGGGAACTTTAGACCCGGATGTTGACGGAGTATTGCCTATATGCATCGGCAAAGCAACGAAAGTAGCGGAATACATAACAGAAGCCGGAAAAACGTATGAGGGGCAAGTGACGATTGGCTATTCGACAACAACGGAAGATGCTTCAGGGGACATTGTTGAACAAATTTCAGGTACAAAAAAATTTACAAGGGAAGAAATCGTTCAAGTCTTGCATTCCTTTAAAGGTGAAATTGTCCAGACGCCTCCCATGTACTCTGCCGTGAAAGTCAATGGCAAACGCCTATATGAATATGCAAGGCAAGGAATCGAAGTAGAACGGCCAACGAGAAAGGTAACCATTTATTCGATCGACCTTCTGGATGACAGAAACATTTTTGAAGGCGAGACGGTGAATTTCCGTTTCCGCGTTTCATGCAGCAAAGGTACCTACATCAGAACACTTGCAGTCATGATTGGTGAAAAACTTGGATATCCTGCCCATATGTCTGATTTGACCAGAATTCAATCAGCCGGTTTCACCTTGGCTGATTCTTGGACCTTTGAACAAATTCAGGCAATGATTGATGATGAAACAATTTCTGAAGCTCTATTTCCGATTGAAGCTGCGCTGTCTCATTTGCCGAAATATCAATTAGATGATAAAGTAGCAGAGAAAGTAAAAAATGGTGCTGTATTAAGCACTCCCAAACATTTAGAAAATTTGGAAGGGCCTGTCGTTTTTGAAACAAAAACGGGGATAGCGTTAGCTATTTACAAACTTCATCCTTTGAAAAAAGGCTTTATGAAACCCGAGAAAGTTTTAAGAAATATATAG
- the ribF gene encoding bifunctional riboflavin kinase/FAD synthetase has protein sequence MEIIHIHHPHQFNKSDFPPLAMALGFFDGVHLGHQKVIGKAKEIADQNGMKSAVMTFDPHPSVVLGRSVRHVEYITPLEDKIRLISGLNIDYLFVVHFTVDFANLLPQEFVDQYIIGLNVKHTVAGFDFTYGRMGKGTMETLPFHSREQFGYSVVPKLSSRDGKISSTLIRSLIRDGRTEELPDLLGRFYSVKGTVVHGDKRGRTIGFPTANIELTDEYILPPTGVYAVRIRINDQWFQGVCNVGYKPTFNQVNRDKPSIEVHIFQFEQEIYGEKVTVEWHIRLRNEKKFARIEQLVSQIENDRRAALQYFEKNSV, from the coding sequence GTGGAAATTATTCATATTCATCATCCTCATCAGTTTAATAAATCGGATTTTCCGCCTCTCGCTATGGCGCTCGGTTTTTTTGACGGTGTCCATCTCGGCCACCAAAAAGTGATTGGGAAGGCAAAAGAAATTGCTGATCAAAATGGAATGAAAAGTGCTGTGATGACATTTGATCCTCATCCTTCGGTCGTTTTAGGAAGGAGTGTTCGGCATGTGGAATACATAACACCTTTAGAGGATAAAATCAGGCTTATTTCCGGCTTGAACATTGATTATCTGTTTGTTGTCCATTTTACAGTTGATTTCGCAAACCTTCTTCCTCAAGAATTTGTCGATCAATATATTATCGGTTTAAATGTCAAACATACAGTTGCAGGGTTTGATTTTACATATGGAAGAATGGGAAAAGGCACGATGGAGACTCTTCCATTTCATTCCCGTGAACAATTCGGATATTCTGTTGTTCCGAAATTATCGTCAAGGGATGGAAAAATAAGCTCAACGTTAATCCGGTCATTGATCCGTGACGGAAGAACAGAAGAACTTCCCGATTTGCTCGGACGCTTTTATTCCGTTAAAGGAACAGTCGTACACGGGGATAAAAGAGGAAGAACAATTGGGTTTCCAACTGCTAATATTGAATTAACCGATGAATACATTCTGCCGCCGACAGGTGTGTACGCCGTCCGCATACGGATCAATGATCAATGGTTTCAAGGTGTTTGCAACGTCGGATACAAACCGACATTTAATCAAGTAAATCGTGATAAGCCTTCAATAGAGGTTCATATTTTTCAGTTCGAACAGGAGATATATGGTGAAAAAGTAACCGTCGAATGGCATATCCGTTTACGAAATGAGAAAAAATTTGCTCGGATTGAACAACTCGTCTCACAGATTGAAAATGACCGCCGGGCTGCACTTCAGTATTTTGAGAAAAACAGCGTTTAG
- the rpsO gene encoding 30S ribosomal protein S15 has protein sequence MAITQERKNEIINQFKIHENDTGSPEVQIAVLTEQINNLNEHLRVHKKDHHSRRGLLKMVGKRRNLLTYLRNKDIQRYRELINKLGLRR, from the coding sequence ATGGCCATCACACAAGAACGTAAGAATGAAATCATTAATCAGTTCAAGATTCACGAAAACGACACTGGTTCTCCAGAAGTACAAATCGCTGTCCTTACTGAACAGATTAACAATTTAAACGAACATTTGCGTGTGCACAAAAAAGACCACCATTCACGTCGCGGTCTTTTAAAAATGGTAGGTAAACGCCGTAACCTTTTAACGTATCTACGAAACAAAGACATTCAACGTTACCGTGAGCTTATCAACAAACTCGGTTTACGTCGATAG
- the pnp gene encoding polyribonucleotide nucleotidyltransferase, translating to MENEKRVYSMDWAGRNLTVEIGQLAKQANGAVLVRYGDTVVLSTATASKEPKNVDFFPLTVNYEERLYAVGKIPGGFIKREGRPSEKAILASRLIDRPIRPLFAEGFRNEVQVVSMVMSVDQDCSSEMAAMFGSSLALCISDIPFEGPIAGVTVGRVGGKFIINPGVQEMEQSDMHLVVAGTKDAINMVEAGADEVPEEVMLEAIMFGHEEIKRLIEFQEKITSEIGKEKMEVVLFELDKELEAEVREMCEADMIKAIQVPEKLAREDAINEVKNEVLAKYEEQEADEDTLKQVKQILDNIVKNEVRRLITEEKIRPDGRKVDEIRPHSSEIGILPRTHGSGLFTRGQTQALSVCTLGALGDVQILDGLGIEEEKRFMHHYNFPSFSVGETGPMRGPGRREIGHGALGERALEPVIPSEKEFPYTVRLVSEVLESNGSTSQASICASTLAMMDAGVPIKAPVAGIAMGLVKSGDNYTILTDIQGMEDHLGDMDFKVAGTPKGVTALQMDIKIEGLSREILEEALQQAKKGRMQILDSMLKTISKPREQLSKYAPKILTMTINPEKIRDVIGPSGKQINKIIEETGVKIDIEQDGTIFISSIDEEMNQKAKTIIEDIVREVEVGQLYLGKVKRIEKFGAFVEIFNGKDGLVHISELAEERVGKVEDVVSIGDEILVKVTEIDKQGRVNLSRKAVLKEQRERQAK from the coding sequence ATGGAAAATGAGAAACGGGTCTATTCCATGGATTGGGCCGGACGCAATTTAACTGTGGAAATTGGACAGTTGGCGAAACAAGCTAACGGTGCAGTTCTAGTCCGTTATGGCGATACAGTCGTGCTAAGTACGGCAACAGCTTCAAAAGAACCAAAAAATGTTGATTTTTTTCCGCTGACAGTCAATTATGAGGAGCGCTTGTATGCTGTTGGGAAAATTCCCGGAGGTTTTATAAAAAGAGAAGGCCGCCCAAGTGAAAAGGCGATCCTGGCAAGCCGGCTGATTGACCGTCCGATACGGCCTTTATTTGCAGAAGGATTCCGTAATGAAGTGCAGGTTGTCAGCATGGTTATGAGTGTTGATCAGGATTGCTCTTCTGAAATGGCAGCCATGTTTGGGTCTTCCCTCGCTCTTTGCATATCAGATATTCCATTTGAAGGGCCGATTGCCGGTGTCACCGTCGGACGAGTCGGGGGAAAATTTATTATTAACCCTGGCGTTCAAGAAATGGAACAAAGCGATATGCATCTAGTAGTTGCAGGAACAAAAGATGCAATTAACATGGTTGAAGCGGGTGCCGATGAAGTGCCTGAGGAAGTAATGCTGGAAGCAATCATGTTTGGACATGAAGAAATAAAACGATTGATTGAGTTTCAGGAAAAAATTACTTCAGAAATTGGCAAAGAGAAAATGGAAGTTGTTTTATTCGAATTAGATAAGGAACTTGAAGCCGAAGTCCGCGAGATGTGTGAAGCAGACATGATTAAGGCGATCCAAGTACCGGAAAAGCTAGCTCGCGAAGATGCAATTAATGAAGTGAAAAATGAAGTGCTTGCGAAATATGAAGAACAAGAAGCGGACGAAGATACGTTAAAACAAGTAAAACAAATTTTGGATAACATTGTAAAAAATGAAGTTCGCCGCTTAATTACAGAGGAAAAAATACGCCCTGACGGCCGTAAAGTAGATGAAATCAGGCCGCATTCTTCTGAAATTGGAATTTTGCCGCGCACGCACGGTTCCGGATTGTTTACGCGCGGACAAACGCAGGCGTTGAGCGTTTGTACACTTGGTGCATTGGGTGATGTCCAAATTTTGGACGGGCTCGGAATTGAGGAAGAGAAACGTTTTATGCACCATTATAACTTCCCGAGCTTCAGTGTTGGTGAAACGGGTCCCATGAGAGGACCGGGGCGCCGCGAAATTGGACACGGAGCATTGGGAGAGCGTGCATTGGAACCGGTTATTCCATCTGAAAAAGAATTCCCATATACAGTTCGTCTTGTTTCCGAGGTGCTTGAATCAAACGGTTCCACATCTCAAGCAAGCATTTGCGCCAGCACATTGGCAATGATGGATGCAGGGGTTCCGATTAAGGCTCCGGTTGCAGGAATTGCAATGGGACTTGTTAAATCAGGCGACAATTATACGATTTTAACGGATATTCAAGGGATGGAAGACCATCTTGGCGATATGGACTTTAAGGTTGCAGGAACTCCAAAAGGGGTTACCGCATTGCAAATGGACATTAAGATTGAAGGTTTATCACGGGAAATACTCGAAGAAGCCTTGCAGCAAGCGAAAAAAGGCCGCATGCAAATCCTTGATTCCATGTTAAAGACGATATCCAAGCCAAGAGAACAATTATCGAAATATGCTCCAAAAATCTTAACGATGACAATAAATCCTGAAAAAATTCGTGATGTAATCGGACCTAGCGGAAAACAAATTAACAAAATTATCGAAGAAACCGGTGTAAAAATTGATATTGAACAGGATGGAACAATCTTCATTTCTTCCATAGATGAAGAAATGAATCAAAAAGCAAAGACGATTATAGAGGACATTGTCCGGGAAGTTGAAGTCGGACAACTCTATCTCGGTAAAGTAAAACGGATTGAAAAATTTGGTGCCTTCGTTGAAATCTTCAACGGCAAAGATGGCCTCGTTCATATTTCAGAATTGGCTGAGGAACGGGTAGGCAAAGTCGAAGATGTTGTATCGATCGGTGACGAAATATTAGTAAAAGTAACCGAAATCGATAAACAAGGCCGCGTCAACCTTTCACGAAAAGCAGTACTAAAAGAACAGCGTGAAAGACAAGCAAAATAA
- a CDS encoding polysaccharide deacetylase family protein, translating into MKKVVHLALFLLFSMFVINNPLISQYISKLKADSITVNQTTNPLFQEINNRAGEYEKKPINAKIDRVWKAIPGYNGIKVDVPASYKKMKKDGKFSEEKLVYKQISPEVHLSDLPPAAVYRGNPEKPMVSFIINVAWGNEYLSGMLATLKKHNVSASFFLEGRWVKNNPELAKMIAEAGHEIGNHSYTHPNMKTLPPAEIIKEIKRTNEVIEATTGNRPKWLAPPSGSYREEVVKIASEFNMGTVMWSLDTIDWQKPAPEVLINRIIPKLHNGALILMHPTESTAKALDQLILQIKQKNLKIDTVSSLLSEERIVQNE; encoded by the coding sequence ATGAAAAAGGTCGTCCATTTGGCTTTATTTCTTTTATTTTCAATGTTCGTGATCAATAATCCGTTAATTTCCCAATATATATCTAAATTAAAAGCAGATTCTATTACTGTAAATCAAACAACAAATCCTTTGTTTCAGGAAATAAATAATCGTGCAGGCGAATATGAAAAAAAGCCCATTAATGCTAAAATAGATCGGGTATGGAAAGCAATTCCCGGATATAATGGGATTAAAGTTGACGTTCCGGCTTCATACAAAAAAATGAAAAAGGACGGTAAATTTAGCGAAGAAAAATTAGTTTATAAGCAAATAAGTCCGGAAGTGCATCTTTCTGATCTTCCGCCAGCCGCTGTTTATCGGGGGAATCCGGAAAAACCGATGGTCAGTTTTATTATTAATGTTGCCTGGGGAAATGAATATCTTTCCGGAATGCTAGCAACCTTAAAAAAACATAATGTTTCAGCAAGTTTTTTCTTAGAAGGAAGATGGGTAAAAAATAATCCCGAGCTTGCGAAAATGATAGCCGAAGCTGGACACGAAATAGGAAACCACTCGTACACACACCCTAATATGAAAACATTGCCCCCTGCTGAAATAATCAAAGAAATAAAGAGAACGAATGAAGTGATAGAAGCGACAACTGGAAACAGGCCGAAATGGTTAGCACCACCAAGCGGTTCCTATCGTGAAGAAGTCGTAAAAATAGCTTCAGAATTTAATATGGGCACTGTCATGTGGAGTCTCGATACAATAGACTGGCAAAAACCAGCACCGGAGGTTCTGATTAACAGAATCATTCCAAAACTTCACAATGGTGCGTTAATTTTGATGCATCCCACGGAGTCAACTGCAAAAGCATTAGACCAATTAATATTGCAAATTAAACAAAAAAATTTGAAAATAGATACAGTTTCCAGCTTGTTAAGTGAAGAAAGGATTGTCCAAAATGAATGA
- a CDS encoding M16 family metallopeptidase translates to MIKKYTCQNGVRIVLENIPTVRSVAIGIWIETGSRNENPQNNGISHFLEHMFFKGTKTRTAKEIAESFDSIGGQVNAFTSKEYTCYYAKVLDTHANFALDVLADMFFHSTFVEEEMDKEKKVVFEEIKMYEDTPDDIVHDLLSKAVYEKHPLGYPILGTEETLESFTSDTLKQYIHDFYTPENVVVSIAGNVSESFIKEVEKYFGSYEGGKRKNTQIPPQFHANRISRKKDTEQAHLCIGFEGLQVGHDDIYSLIVLNNILGGSMSSRLFQEVREQRGLAYSVFSYHSAYQDSGIVTIYGGTGAKQLNVLFETIQETLEKLKQEGITIKELNNSKEQLKGSLMLSLESTNSRMSRNGKNELLLGRHRSLDEIVEQIDQVTKESVDQMAHTIFNDQYSIALISPDGELPKNI, encoded by the coding sequence TTGATAAAGAAATATACATGTCAAAATGGGGTAAGAATCGTTTTAGAAAATATTCCAACCGTACGATCCGTTGCGATCGGTATTTGGATTGAAACAGGATCCCGTAATGAAAACCCCCAAAACAATGGTATTTCTCACTTTCTTGAGCATATGTTTTTTAAAGGCACGAAGACGAGAACAGCAAAAGAAATTGCCGAATCATTCGATAGTATTGGCGGACAGGTGAATGCTTTTACTTCAAAAGAATATACATGTTATTATGCAAAGGTTCTTGACACGCATGCCAATTTTGCTCTTGACGTACTTGCGGACATGTTTTTTCATTCTACCTTCGTTGAAGAAGAAATGGATAAAGAAAAAAAGGTTGTATTTGAAGAAATAAAAATGTATGAAGATACACCTGATGATATTGTCCATGATCTTCTAAGTAAAGCAGTGTATGAAAAACATCCACTTGGATATCCGATATTAGGAACGGAAGAAACGCTGGAATCTTTTACAAGCGACACATTGAAACAATATATACATGATTTCTATACACCAGAAAATGTCGTCGTTTCTATCGCCGGCAATGTTTCTGAATCATTTATTAAAGAAGTTGAAAAATACTTCGGATCGTATGAAGGCGGTAAACGAAAAAACACGCAAATTCCTCCTCAGTTTCATGCCAACCGGATTTCTCGGAAAAAAGATACCGAACAAGCCCATTTATGTATTGGATTTGAAGGACTGCAGGTAGGCCATGATGATATATACAGCCTGATTGTATTAAATAATATTCTGGGAGGCAGCATGAGCAGCCGCTTATTCCAAGAAGTCCGTGAGCAAAGAGGTTTAGCGTATTCAGTCTTCTCCTATCATTCCGCTTATCAGGACAGCGGAATTGTCACGATATATGGTGGAACGGGCGCCAAACAATTGAATGTGTTGTTTGAAACTATTCAGGAAACTCTTGAAAAGCTAAAGCAGGAAGGGATTACTATAAAAGAATTGAATAATAGCAAAGAACAGTTGAAAGGCAGTTTAATGCTGAGCCTTGAAAGTACGAACAGCAGAATGAGCAGAAACGGAAAAAATGAATTATTGTTGGGACGCCATCGCTCTCTTGATGAAATTGTCGAGCAAATCGATCAAGTAACAAAGGAAAGTGTTGATCAAATGGCACATACGATTTTTAATGATCAATATTCGATTGCATTAATCAGCCCTGATGGCGAACTTCCGAAAAATATATAA
- a CDS encoding YlmC/YmxH family sporulation protein: MRLSELSGKEIVDVKRAERLGVLGQTDLEINETTGQIETLIIPALKWFGFRKQGGEVRVQWKHIKKIGSDMIIIDIPDNE, encoded by the coding sequence ATGAGGTTAAGCGAGTTGAGCGGCAAGGAGATCGTAGACGTAAAACGTGCGGAAAGGCTTGGCGTTCTGGGACAGACAGATTTAGAAATCAATGAAACCACAGGGCAAATTGAAACATTAATTATCCCTGCATTAAAATGGTTTGGATTTCGCAAACAAGGCGGCGAAGTTCGAGTGCAGTGGAAGCATATTAAGAAAATCGGTTCTGATATGATCATTATTGATATTCCTGACAATGAATAG
- the dpaA gene encoding dipicolinic acid synthetase subunit A, whose amino-acid sequence MLTGIQIAIIGGDARQLEIIRKLTELDARLSLIGFEQLDHAFTGAIKEKMDDVDFSNIDSVILPVPGTSLEGQVETIFSNEKVFLTQENISKTPEHCTIYSGISNSYLNEITKQANRRLVQLFERDDVAIYNSIPTVEGTIMMAIQHTDFTIHGSRVAVLGLGRVGMSVARTFHVLGAKVKVGARRSEHIARITEMGLTPFHLNEIKQAVKDIDICINTIPHLVVNASVISKMPAHTLIIDLASKPGGTDFRYAEKRGIKALLAPGLPGIVAPKTAGKILANVLAQLLKDDLQKRKGKEE is encoded by the coding sequence ATGCTGACAGGAATTCAAATTGCAATCATAGGCGGTGATGCCAGACAACTGGAAATCATCCGCAAGCTTACAGAACTGGATGCCAGGCTGTCTCTGATCGGATTTGAACAGCTGGATCATGCTTTTACCGGAGCGATTAAAGAAAAAATGGATGATGTTGATTTTTCAAATATAGATTCAGTCATATTGCCGGTGCCGGGTACAAGTTTGGAAGGTCAAGTCGAAACGATATTTTCCAATGAAAAAGTGTTTCTCACTCAAGAGAATATTTCCAAAACTCCGGAACATTGTACGATCTATTCAGGAATCAGCAACTCTTATTTAAATGAAATAACAAAGCAGGCAAACCGCCGCCTAGTTCAACTGTTTGAAAGGGATGATGTCGCAATTTACAATTCAATCCCTACGGTTGAAGGGACGATTATGATGGCCATCCAGCATACCGATTTTACAATCCACGGTTCAAGAGTGGCTGTACTTGGTCTTGGCAGAGTCGGAATGAGTGTTGCAAGAACGTTTCATGTTCTCGGAGCGAAGGTAAAGGTCGGAGCAAGAAGAAGCGAGCATATTGCCAGAATTACGGAAATGGGCTTAACACCTTTCCATCTAAACGAAATCAAACAGGCGGTAAAGGATATAGATATTTGTATTAATACGATTCCGCATTTAGTCGTAAATGCTTCGGTTATTTCAAAAATGCCTGCTCATACGCTGATCATTGATCTAGCTTCGAAACCGGGAGGAACGGATTTTCGTTATGCAGAAAAGCGAGGCATTAAAGCTTTGCTTGCACCGGGGCTTCCAGGAATTGTTGCACCGAAAACCGCCGGAAAAATTCTCGCAAATGTTCTCGCTCAATTGCTGAAAGATGACTTACAAAAAAGAAAGGGGAAAGAAGAATGA